In one window of Cynocephalus volans isolate mCynVol1 chromosome 6, mCynVol1.pri, whole genome shotgun sequence DNA:
- the LOC134381119 gene encoding putative serine protease 47, translating to MGVESPRTRGRPGRLLWPLLLLLLLSPRQEEAAPNQQPRVPSPSQAPGEAGASPGAQKGRGPAGSGPQGSAAPDQGPFEADRVGRSRAPGRAGTLGWSGSTDSISQVCGKPKAIGKIYGGQDAVAGQWPWQASLLYKGSHLCGAVLIDSHWLVSTSHCFLNKSQAPEDYQVLLGNTQLYQHTQHSQKMSVNRIISHPDFEKFYPFGSDIAMLQLHLPVNFTSYVIPACLPPPDMQLPSNASCWITGWGMLTEDMHLSPPFSLQEGKVGIIENTFCNMLYEQRTGEDKNSPVREEMLCAGDFSTGKSICRGDSGGPLICYLPGAWVLVGLASWGLDCRHPAYPSVFTRVTYFTDWINGIRRLTPVPDPESAPLGTSSPPLPPRAAASPGPGTTLVPPQTWLLPPLILRALQPALW from the exons ATGGGTGTGGAGTCGCCAAGGACCCGAGGCCGGCCGGGCCGCCTGCTCtggccgctgctgctgctgctgctgctgtccccGAGACAGGAGGAGGCGGCCCCCAACCAGCAGCCCCGCGTCCCCAGCCCCTCGCAGGCTCCGGGGGAGGCAGGAGCGAGCCCGGGGGCTCAGAAGGGCCGGGGACCCGCGGGCAGCGGGCCCCAGGGCTCTGCAGCCCCAGACCAAGGTCCCTTTGAAGCAGACCGTGTGGGGCGGAGCCGGGCCCCGGGCAGGGCTGGCACACTGGGCTGGA GTGGCTCCACAGACAGCATCAGCCAAG TGTGCGGGAAGCCCAAGGCGATAGGGAAGATCTACGGTGGCCAGGACGCGGTGGCCGGCCAGTGGCCGTGGCAGGCCAGCCTGCTCTACAAGGGCTCGCACCTCTGCGGAGCCGTCCTCATTGACTCCCACTGGCTGGTTTCGACCTCCCACTGCTTTCTCAA CAAATCCCAGGCCCCGGAGGACTATCAGGTTCTGTTGGGAAACACCCAACTGTACCAGCACACGCAGCACAGCCAGAAGATGTCTGTGAACCGGATTATCAGCCACCCCGATTTTGAGAAGTTCTACCCCTTCGGGAGTGACATTGCCATGCTGCAGCTGCACCTGCCCGTGAACTTCACTTCCTATGTcatccctgcctgcctcccacccccagacaTGCAGCTGCCCAGTAACGCATCCTGTTGGATAACTGGCTGGGGAATGCTCACCGAGGACA TGCACCTGTCACCGCCCTTCTCTCTACAGGAGGGTAAGGTAGGCATCATTGAGAACACGTTCTGTAATATGTTATATGAGCAAAGAACTGGAGAAGACAAGAACTCCCCTGTGCGGGAAGAGATGCTGTGTGCTGGGGACTTCTCGACGGGAAAGTCCATCTGCCGA ggTGATTCTGGGGGACCCCTCATCTGCTACCTCCCCGGTGCCTGGGTCCTAGTGGGCCTAGCCAGCTGGGGCCTGGACTGCCGGCATCCCGCCTACCCCAGTGTCTTCACCAGGGTCACCTACTTCACCGACTGGATCAACGGAATCAGGAGGCTCACTCCTGTCCCTGACCCCGAGTCTGCTCCTCTGGGCACCAGTTCCCCCCCACTGCCTCCGAGGGCTGCTGCCTCACCCGGGCCCGGCACCACCCTTGTGCCTCCGCAGACCTGGCTGCTGCCGCCCCTCATCCTCAGGGCCCTGCAGCCGGCCCTGTGGTGA